Within the Candidatus Angelobacter sp. genome, the region CCCAACGGGGAACTGGCGCCGTCGTTCACTACGCCGAGCCATTTCAGTGGCTTCCGCATCAGCGACCCGGACACCGGAGAACTTGTCGAGGAAGGCGAAATCGATCTCGACACGCCTGCGTTCGTCGATGCCAACGGCAACGGATTTGATGATTTTTTCGAGGTGAGCCAGCCGGTCACCGCGGTCAGCAGCGGCATTTACAGTTCGGCTGTTGACAGCGGCACGGTCAGGGCGACATGGGGCAGGGACGCAGGCTCCAAAGATGGAACCTGTGTACTGAGGTTGACAAGCAGCATGGTCGGGCTCTTGGGTGATTTCACACACAATTTTGAGTTGATTGAATACACCGGGCCGCTGAGTTACACGCCTGGCGCGAATCGCGTCACCGGCTCCGTCAACCTGACACAGACCGGGGATCCCTCCAGCCAGCTCACCGGACCAATTGAATTCATCAAGTCTCCAACCAACCGGTTCGACAAACTGGACCTCCAGCACGCAGTCTGGACGAACACGGTGTCGCAGACATACAGAATCAGCAACGACATTGATTCTTTTCTGAGGGATCTCACCCTCAAAACCAACTACTACGGCTTTGTGGATTTTGACGACGGCGACCCGGACACGACTGATCCAGACTATTACACGTGGGTTCTTTCCATTGACGACGCGAACGACTCGAATGCCAACGGAATCCCGGACTTCACCGACGATGTCGGTTCCACCGCACCGCGCGCCCCTTTTTTAACGATGGTGAACGGGACGACGAATTTGCTTCTAAGCGTCAGTGGCACCGTCGGGAGTGTTCACGAAGTCCAGCAAACCGCTTCATTGAGTTCGACCAATTGGACGCTCGTTTCCTCCGTTACACTGACCAACGATCCGCAAACGGTGACTCTGCCGCTACCGACCAACATGACCAGCTTCTGGAGAGTGCGCGCGTTGTGACGCGTTAGAGCGGAGTGAAATGAAAAATTTGCGCGCCGTGATCCGGCAGGTCCAGATACAGCCCCTGATTTTGCAGGTCGTCTCCGTAACGTTGATGTTCCTCTTCGCCCAGCAGATCCTTCATTTGCCAGTCGCGTTGCGCCAGCCCTTCGACAGTAAGCGAAACAAAACATTGACTGCGATGCGGAGCCAGATTCACGACCACAAGGTCAAAGGAGCCGGGTTGTGATTGCCATTGAACCACGACGAAATTGCGGTCGGTGGGATTGTCCGGCCAGGCGAGATGCGGTCTGAGAATCTCGAATTTGCCTCGTCCAACGGCACTGGATTCCAGCGAGGCGAGGAGCCGTTCGTAGAAGGCCTCAACCTGTGGCTGGCGCGGTTCGCACGGCCGGCGGCTGAGCTGGACCGACGTTTTGATCCGCGCGCCGGTCAACTGCCCTTCATGCGCAAGGCGCAAACCGGGTAGGCCGAAACTCAACAGCGCGGCCGCGCGATGCTCCGGCAGCGCGAGGATCGAGGCGGCGCGGGGTTCATCGTGGTTTTCCAGAAAGTGCGCGTTGCGGCCAACGAATCCGGGCGCGACGCCAAGCAGATGCCGGTGGACGCCAGCGAGGTCACGATAGACAAGGTAATCGTAGAGACGTTTGTCGTACGTGTAATCGAAACCGAGGGACTGCAATCGCGCTTCAAGGTCCCAATAGACCTCCCCGAGGAACAAGAATTCCGGTTGCGTCTTTTTGACAGCCGAAATCGCGTCTGCCCAGAACTCACGCTCGATTTCAGACTCGGGACAGGGGAAATGCTCCCATGTTCTGGTAAAGACGTCATTCAACAACAGCATGGACATGTCGCAGCGCACGCCGTCACACCGGGCCGCGACCGATTTCAGCGTTTCGATCAGGCAAGCGCGCGTATCGGACCGGCGGACATCGAGTTGAACGGTGTCTGCCCACGCGGCAAAGTTCGGATCTTTTCCGTGTGCAAGCCAGCAGCCGCCGGCTTCGGATTTGCAATAAAATGTTTCCGGAGCCCGGGCCGGGGCTTGAACAAACAGTTCAGGCCTTTCGACCACCCACGGGTGGTCCAGACCGAAATGGTTCGGCACGAAATCGAGCAGCAGCCGCATGCCGCAAGCATGGAGTTTCTTGTGGAATTTCTTCAGCTCCCGTTCGCCGCCAAGCTCGGGCGACACTGCATAATCGGCGACCGCGAAAGGCGATCCGGCGATATCTTCTTCCTTCCAGTCAGGCAGCAGGTTGGCGAGCTCGGAGCGAAGTTCCGTGTCCGCAAGTGCGACGGCTCGGCTGCGCGGGCCGGTCGGCCAGACGCCCATGAGCCAGATATGTGTGAAACCAAGGCGTTTCAACCGTTCGAATTCAGAGTCGGGCACAGCGCCGAGCGGGATGTCGCTGCCGAGTCGTGCGGAGAGACTGCGCATCCAGCAACGGGTGTTAATCTCGTAAACAAACGGCTGTTTCATGTCCTTCCGGTCAATTCCTCTCAAGTCGCATCGAAGCCATGATGTTTCGACAGGATTTCTGCCCGGGCCGTTCAAGGAGCGGGAGGCGGCGCCGGGATTTCGAGGGGCGCCAGGTTGGTGGCGGAATAACTCAAATGGGAGGCGATGGAGGATTCACCTGTCTCCAATGCCGTTGAAATTTGTGGTTTTCAAATCAGCCATGCAATGGGTATAACCGGGAAGTTCAGGCCGGACCCAGCACTGAACGTTTCATGAACAGTCGAAACAACCGAAATCAACGGAGGGCGTGCTCGATGCGCCACGCGACGGGGCAGCTTCAGATTTTGGCGAGAGCCGGCTTCAGCGAGCCGGACTTGCCGCGGCACTTGCGCGGGGCTGCAATGACAGGTTTTGACAGGCTTCTTCCATGCCTGGGCCGCTCATGCGTCCGTTCCATTGTTGATTCGCGCAGAGTTGACTGGAAAGGAGGCGTCCCAGAGTGAGCATCACCGGCACGGTCGGCACAATACTGAATCAAAAGGGCCGCCAGGTGTATTCCATCCGGCCAGACGCGACGGTATTTGAAGCCATCGGTCTCATGGCGGACAAGAACGTAGGCGCGTTGCTGGTAATGTCCGGTGACCAGCTTCTGGGAGTTGTGTCCGAACGTGATTACACGCGCAAGGTGGCTCTTAAGGGGAAGACGTCGCGCGATGCGAAGGTGTGCGAAATCGTTTCAAGTCCGATCGTTTCCGCCACACCCGGTCATAGTGTGGAGGAGTGCATGAGGTTGATGACAACCCATCGTGTCCGGCATCTGCCGATCCTCGAAGATCAAAAGATCGTCGGTGTCGTTTCTATCGGAGACCTCGTCAACTGGACCATCTCCGCCCAGGACGCGACCATCGAACAGTTGAAGAGTTACATCACCGGATTGTAGCCCGGCTAAAGGAGAATGGAATAATCCGGCCCGCCGTCGTCCTTCAGGGTAGATTGGTGTATCCCA harbors:
- a CDS encoding CBS domain-containing protein produces the protein MSITGTVGTILNQKGRQVYSIRPDATVFEAIGLMADKNVGALLVMSGDQLLGVVSERDYTRKVALKGKTSRDAKVCEIVSSPIVSATPGHSVEECMRLMTTHRVRHLPILEDQKIVGVVSIGDLVNWTISAQDATIEQLKSYITGL
- a CDS encoding alpha-amylase family glycosyl hydrolase produces the protein MKQPFVYEINTRCWMRSLSARLGSDIPLGAVPDSEFERLKRLGFTHIWLMGVWPTGPRSRAVALADTELRSELANLLPDWKEEDIAGSPFAVADYAVSPELGGERELKKFHKKLHACGMRLLLDFVPNHFGLDHPWVVERPELFVQAPARAPETFYCKSEAGGCWLAHGKDPNFAAWADTVQLDVRRSDTRACLIETLKSVAARCDGVRCDMSMLLLNDVFTRTWEHFPCPESEIEREFWADAISAVKKTQPEFLFLGEVYWDLEARLQSLGFDYTYDKRLYDYLVYRDLAGVHRHLLGVAPGFVGRNAHFLENHDEPRAASILALPEHRAAALLSFGLPGLRLAHEGQLTGARIKTSVQLSRRPCEPRQPQVEAFYERLLASLESSAVGRGKFEILRPHLAWPDNPTDRNFVVVQWQSQPGSFDLVVVNLAPHRSQCFVSLTVEGLAQRDWQMKDLLGEEEHQRYGDDLQNQGLYLDLPDHGAQIFHFTPL